GCCGTCGGCGACGACCGCGCGGGCGACCTCGACCGGCGACGACCCCTCGAAGCCGAGCGTCCCGAACTCCTCGACGGTCCCCTTGCAGACGTCGACGTGTGCGAGGGCCTCGCGGACGACGCGCGCGAACGTCGCCTCGTCGGGCCAGAGTTCGGGCCGGGCGTTCGGGTCGAACGAGACCGTACAGCCGGCGGCCGCGGCCCGTTCGAGCAGGTCGAGGGTCGCCGCGCGCGAACTGCCGCCGGAGAGCGCGACGGCGCCGGCGTGGACCCACGCGAGGTCGGCGAGGACGTCGTCGCCGACGGTCCCCGGTTCGAGTCGGGTGTCGGCGGTGTCGTCGCGGTAGAACGAGAACGTCCGGTCGCCCGCCTCGTCGTGGGTGACGAACGCGAGGGTCGTCTGCGCGTCGGGGTCGCGCTCGACGAACCGATCCGGGAGGCCGCGGTCGGCGAGGACGTCCGCGAGGTAGCGCCCGAACGGGTCGTCGCCGACGCGCGTCCAGAACAGGGGGACCTCCCCCAGTCGCGCGAGCGCGACGGCGACGTTCGCGGGCGCGCCGCCCGGCCGTCGCTCGAAGCCGTCGACGGCCGAGAGCGGGCCCGGACGCTCCGGGAGGAAGTCGATCAGCGTCTCGCCGGCGACCAGCACCTCGTGGGTCATTTTCCCACACGTCCGACGGCAGGGGCCGTCAGTGCTTCGTTCCGGGCGACGGCGCGAGCGTGTACCCCCAGTATGCGGGGTTCCACAAACGTTTTAGGCCGAACTAAAAACTTAGTTTTCCGATTCGGGAAAAGAAATTCCTCGTAGGGCAAACCTTTAAGTGGAATGCTGCTGTATCATCGAACGAGATGAGCACCCAGAAGACCGTCCGTCAACAGGCCGACACCGTCGAGGAGACCGCGCTTCGGCTCGACCAGGAGAAGGCCGAACAGATCGTCGACGCGCTGAACACGGAACTCGCGAACGCGTACGTCCTCTACCACCAGCTGAAAAAGCACCACTGGGTGGTCGAGGGCGCCGAGTTCCTGCCGCTGCACGAGTTCCTCGAGGAAGCGTACGAGAACGTCGAGGAGGGCGCCGACGTCATCGCCGAGCGCGCGCAGGCGCTCGGCGGCGTCCCCGTCTCGGGGCCGACCAACCTCGAACGCCGCGCCACCGTCGAGTTCGAGGGCGAGGACGTCTACGACGTCCGGACGATGTTCGAGCACGACCTCGAGATGTACGGCGACATCGTCGAGTCGATGCGCGACAGCGTCGAACTCGCGAACAACCTCGGCGACCACGCCACCTCGCAGATCCTGCGGGAGATTCTCGTGGAGGTCGAGGAGGACGCCCACCACTTCGAACACTACCTCGAGGACGACACCCTCGTACTCGAGGAGGCGACCCACTGATCGGTCGACGGGTCGCGCGAACACGGTCGGCGAACGGAACCTAACTTTTCTGCACCCGATCGAGAGCGAGAGCGACGGCTACCTCGGAGGAACGGATCGCGAGAAGGCGGCGACTCAGGGCTCGAGGTCGACGGTCAGGTCAGTGGCGATCCAGCCGTCGGTGTTGTGTCGCTCCGTGAAGACGAGCTTTCCGGGGCTGGTCTCGTGGCACGTGACGACCGCGTCCGTCGGCTCGAAGCCGTCCGGTTCCGTCGCGTCTTCCCTCTTTGCGGGGACGTCCATCAACAGGAGTTAGGTGAGCCTAAAACTAAAAGCGTTGTGATCGGACCGGACTCGCGGGAACGACCGCCGCCGACGGCCGATTTTTTGGGCCGTCGCGGCGTACCCGCGCGCATGGAGTTCGACGTCGTTCAGGGAGACATCGCCGCACAGGAGGCGGACGCGCTCGTCAACGCCGCCGGGACGAGCCTCCGAATGGGGTCGGGCGTCGCCGGCGCGCTCCGGCGGGCGGCGGGCGAGGAGATCGA
The Salinilacihabitans rarus DNA segment above includes these coding regions:
- the dpsA gene encoding DNA starvation/stationary phase protection protein DpsA codes for the protein MSTQKTVRQQADTVEETALRLDQEKAEQIVDALNTELANAYVLYHQLKKHHWVVEGAEFLPLHEFLEEAYENVEEGADVIAERAQALGGVPVSGPTNLERRATVEFEGEDVYDVRTMFEHDLEMYGDIVESMRDSVELANNLGDHATSQILREILVEVEEDAHHFEHYLEDDTLVLEEATH
- a CDS encoding carbohydrate kinase family protein, yielding MTHEVLVAGETLIDFLPERPGPLSAVDGFERRPGGAPANVAVALARLGEVPLFWTRVGDDPFGRYLADVLADRGLPDRFVERDPDAQTTLAFVTHDEAGDRTFSFYRDDTADTRLEPGTVGDDVLADLAWVHAGAVALSGGSSRAATLDLLERAAAAGCTVSFDPNARPELWPDEATFARVVREALAHVDVCKGTVEEFGTLGFEGSSPVEVARAVVADGPHTALVTRGSEGAVAVAGEDAPWPSGVVDHPGYAVDAVDTTGAGDAFVAGAIAALRDGEDLAEALAFASAVAATATTAAGAMAALPDREAVRSFRARADGD